A single region of the Dehalococcoides mccartyi genome encodes:
- a CDS encoding carbohydrate kinase family protein, whose translation MTACRLEAIGLGAVHVDHIYTVEQILHDGECVVTESALFPGGSGANTIHGLSRLGLKCGFIGAVGNDPDGNLLIKDFENAGIDNRYLMVKNEAQTGSVVSLSESSGRRSTYVNPGANNYLDLSDINLEYLSQAKLVHMSTFFNQNEFALCHEIAERLAPGVLFSFSPGALFAAQGLKRLAPILSRTNALFTNQQDIEKMTQKNYQRATDMCIRSGCEHVVVTLGESRRFQRKGKITLQTYIRDKDHECHMESTVSLRKDIRTVVDTIGAADAFTTGFLFGLMGDKPIEECGLLGDISARFCISKLGARSGLPDLAGLKERFGMHYFTN comes from the coding sequence ATGACTGCTTGTCGTCTTGAGGCTATCGGCCTGGGGGCGGTGCATGTAGACCATATATACACTGTAGAACAGATACTCCATGACGGGGAATGCGTAGTTACCGAATCTGCTTTATTTCCCGGCGGTTCGGGGGCCAATACCATACACGGGCTGTCCCGTCTGGGATTAAAATGCGGTTTCATAGGGGCAGTGGGGAATGACCCTGATGGAAACTTGTTAATTAAGGATTTTGAAAATGCAGGTATAGATAACCGGTATCTGATGGTAAAAAACGAAGCCCAAACAGGCTCTGTGGTTTCCCTGAGCGAGTCTTCTGGACGCCGCTCAACATATGTAAATCCCGGTGCCAACAATTATCTTGACCTTTCTGATATAAATCTGGAATACCTAAGTCAGGCTAAACTGGTTCACATGTCCACCTTTTTTAACCAGAACGAATTTGCCCTTTGCCACGAAATAGCGGAACGGCTGGCACCAGGTGTACTTTTTAGTTTTTCACCCGGAGCCCTCTTTGCCGCCCAAGGCTTAAAAAGGCTTGCACCCATTCTTTCCCGCACCAATGCCCTCTTCACCAACCAGCAGGATATAGAAAAAATGACCCAGAAAAACTATCAGCGGGCTACAGATATGTGTATCCGCAGTGGGTGTGAACATGTAGTGGTAACTCTGGGGGAGAGCCGTCGTTTTCAGCGAAAAGGCAAAATAACACTCCAGACCTATATACGGGACAAAGACCACGAATGCCATATGGAGTCAACCGTAAGCCTCCGGAAAGATATCCGTACCGTAGTTGATACAATAGGTGCGGCAGATGCTTTTACTACCGGTTTTCTTTTCGGATTGATGGGTGACAAACCTATTGAAGAGTGCGGTTTGCTGGGTGATATTTCCGCTCGTTTTTGTATAAGCAAACTGGGAGCCCGCTCAGGGCTGCCTGACCTTGCGGGGCTGAAAGAACGCTTTGGTATGCACTACTTTACCAACTAA
- the purN gene encoding phosphoribosylglycinamide formyltransferase: MFELGWFSTARGKGSRNLLTAVLDSIQKGELKAKISFVFCSREPGESAETDAFFELVKSHNIPLVTFSYQKYKAKVNGSDETPGGSLPRWRLDYDSEVLKRLKPYKPQLCVLAGYMLIMGPEMCSRYNIINLHPATPWGPKGTWKEVIWELMQQKASETGAMIHLVTPELDRGPVVSYCRFSIQTDSFKPLWDDIAGRAVNEIKATEGENNALFRAIRHQGTIRELPLIVRSIKAISEERVNIRQGKITDNCGQTIPGYDLSTEIDHIIQGRE; the protein is encoded by the coding sequence ATGTTTGAACTGGGCTGGTTTTCAACTGCCAGAGGCAAAGGGTCACGCAACCTGTTGACCGCCGTGCTGGACAGTATCCAAAAGGGAGAGCTTAAGGCAAAAATAAGTTTTGTCTTTTGCAGCCGCGAACCCGGTGAATCAGCCGAAACAGACGCTTTTTTTGAACTGGTAAAAAGCCATAATATACCGCTAGTTACCTTTTCCTACCAGAAATATAAAGCCAAGGTAAACGGCAGTGACGAAACTCCCGGCGGCAGCCTGCCCCGGTGGAGACTGGATTACGACAGCGAAGTCTTAAAACGCCTTAAGCCGTATAAACCCCAGTTATGCGTATTGGCCGGCTATATGCTGATAATGGGGCCGGAAATGTGCAGCCGTTATAACATTATAAATCTGCACCCCGCCACCCCCTGGGGACCAAAAGGCACATGGAAAGAGGTCATATGGGAGCTTATGCAGCAAAAAGCCTCCGAGACCGGGGCTATGATACATTTGGTAACACCTGAACTGGACAGAGGGCCGGTGGTGAGTTACTGCCGCTTTTCTATTCAGACAGATTCCTTCAAACCGCTGTGGGATGATATTGCTGGGCGTGCAGTAAATGAGATTAAAGCCACAGAAGGAGAAAATAATGCTCTTTTCAGGGCTATCCGCCATCAGGGCACTATCCGCGAACTGCCGCTTATAGTCCGCAGTATAAAAGCCATAAGCGAAGAACGGGTGAATATCCGCCAAGGTAAAATAACCGATAACTGCGGGCAGACCATACCGGGATATGACCTGAGTACCGAGATTGACCATATAATTCAAGGGAGAGAATGA
- a CDS encoding PHP-associated domain-containing protein has protein sequence MLKADLHVHTNYSMDSNTKPEDLIKKCVEKGVNCISLCDHGTAEGALMLAKNSPIKIIVSEEVLTHHGEIMGMFLKESIPSGISVDECVSRIKAQGALVCIPHPYDKLRGSALIDSELERLASEGKIDVLEVFNSRTLLNGSLKKARKLAKQYDLPMSAGTDSHTLPEIGTTYVIMPNFNSPEEFITALRQGRITGRQNRMVRIRALVRKLSKYIKPEK, from the coding sequence ATGTTAAAAGCTGATTTACACGTCCATACGAATTACTCTATGGACTCAAATACCAAACCCGAAGATTTGATAAAAAAGTGCGTTGAAAAAGGCGTGAATTGCATTTCTTTATGTGACCATGGCACAGCCGAGGGAGCTTTAATGCTGGCTAAAAACAGCCCCATCAAAATAATAGTCTCCGAAGAAGTGCTTACCCATCACGGAGAAATTATGGGTATGTTTCTCAAGGAGAGCATACCCAGCGGTATATCAGTAGACGAATGTGTATCCCGAATAAAAGCCCAGGGCGCTCTGGTCTGCATTCCCCACCCTTATGACAAACTAAGGGGTTCGGCTCTGATAGATTCGGAACTGGAAAGGCTGGCTTCTGAAGGAAAAATAGACGTGCTGGAGGTTTTTAACTCCCGCACCCTGCTGAACGGAAGCCTTAAAAAAGCCCGCAAACTGGCCAAACAATACGACCTGCCCATGAGTGCCGGTACAGATTCCCATACTTTGCCGGAGATAGGCACTACCTACGTAATCATGCCTAATTTTAATTCCCCTGAAGAGTTCATAACCGCCCTCAGGCAGGGGCGGATAACCGGCCGCCAGAACCGTATGGTACGTATACGGGCACTGGTACGCAAACTTTCCAAATATATCAAACCGGAGAAATAA
- the efp gene encoding elongation factor P has translation MATGNELKKSCIIQQENGLFQVMDIQHVKMKHTALLRLKLKDIRDGHTMEQTFQSDEKFNLVNLEYRHMQFLYNDDNVYHFMDDKTFEQIALNKSVLGDAVNYLLENGSVRVMTFQEEAIGVELPASVNLRIAHTEPGFKGDTAATTTKPATLETGLVVQVPLFINTEDLIRVDTRSGQYLGKATA, from the coding sequence ATGGCCACTGGAAACGAATTAAAAAAAAGCTGCATAATCCAACAGGAAAACGGCCTGTTTCAGGTAATGGATATCCAACATGTAAAGATGAAACACACCGCCCTGCTTCGTCTGAAACTGAAAGACATACGAGACGGGCATACTATGGAACAAACCTTTCAGTCAGACGAAAAGTTCAATCTGGTAAACCTGGAATACCGCCATATGCAATTTTTATATAACGACGATAACGTTTACCATTTTATGGATGATAAAACCTTTGAGCAGATAGCTCTAAATAAAAGCGTATTGGGTGATGCCGTCAACTACCTGCTTGAAAACGGCAGTGTCAGGGTAATGACCTTTCAGGAAGAAGCAATAGGCGTTGAGTTGCCGGCATCGGTTAACCTGAGAATAGCTCATACCGAACCAGGTTTTAAGGGTGACACCGCCGCCACCACTACCAAACCGGCAACTCTGGAAACGGGACTGGTAGTGCAGGTGCCCTTATTTATAAATACCGAAGATTTAATCAGGGTAGATACCCGCAGCGGCCAGTATCTGGGAAAGGCAACCGCTTAA
- a CDS encoding M24 family metallopeptidase has protein sequence MKQPNTRLALLRKLMAENELDGLLVSKPENIFYLSGFTGGEGHLLITQAQSFIAVDFRYYEQAENESLEYTLCKVTNGMSYWLPELLSSGNIRRLGFESFYITFEEYSKLKTALNEGGSDILLTETADLAGKLRQIKSKEEIDDIKQAAAIGDAAFSALPFLLKPGITEQQLAWELEKFMRNRGSQSMPFEVIAATGANSALPHARTRPAAVVCGQPLLMDYGAKASWYVSDMTRTVLPGKPDSKFKKIYDIVLSAQQKAIDQITSGMTGQEADSIAREVIEKAGYGANFGHSLGHGVGLEVHEAPRLSPKSTDILENGMVFSIEPGIYLPRWGGIRIEDTCTLKNGKIELLSKSDKQNPYI, from the coding sequence ATGAAACAGCCAAACACCCGGCTTGCACTCCTGCGAAAGCTCATGGCTGAAAATGAACTGGACGGCCTGCTGGTATCCAAGCCTGAAAATATTTTTTATCTGTCCGGCTTTACCGGCGGCGAAGGTCATCTGCTTATAACTCAGGCACAATCTTTTATTGCGGTGGATTTCCGTTACTACGAGCAAGCGGAAAATGAATCCCTTGAATATACTTTATGTAAAGTTACTAACGGAATGTCTTACTGGCTGCCTGAACTGTTAAGCTCCGGAAACATCCGCCGTTTGGGTTTTGAATCTTTCTATATTACTTTTGAAGAATACAGCAAACTAAAGACCGCACTTAACGAAGGCGGCTCAGATATTTTACTCACAGAAACAGCAGACTTGGCAGGCAAACTGCGGCAGATAAAATCTAAGGAAGAAATAGACGATATTAAACAAGCAGCCGCCATTGGCGATGCCGCTTTCTCCGCCCTGCCCTTCCTGCTAAAACCGGGTATAACCGAACAGCAGCTGGCCTGGGAACTTGAGAAATTTATGCGAAACCGCGGCAGCCAGTCTATGCCGTTTGAGGTTATTGCCGCTACGGGGGCAAACTCCGCCCTGCCCCATGCCCGAACCCGCCCGGCCGCTGTGGTTTGCGGGCAGCCCCTGCTTATGGATTACGGGGCAAAAGCAAGCTGGTATGTCAGTGACATGACCAGGACGGTATTACCCGGAAAACCGGATAGCAAATTTAAGAAAATATATGATATAGTTCTGTCCGCCCAGCAAAAGGCCATAGACCAAATCACCTCCGGAATGACAGGACAGGAAGCTGACTCTATAGCCCGAGAGGTTATTGAAAAAGCCGGCTACGGGGCAAATTTCGGGCACAGTCTGGGACATGGGGTGGGACTTGAAGTGCATGAAGCGCCCCGTCTCAGCCCCAAAAGTACAGACATACTTGAAAACGGAATGGTCTTCAGTATAGAGCCTGGCATATATCTGCCGAGATGGGGCGGTATCCGTATAGAAGATACCTGTACTCTTAAAAATGGTAAAATAGAGTTGCTTTCAAAATCAGATAAACAAAACCCCTATATTTAA
- the xerC gene encoding tyrosine recombinase XerC produces the protein MQENFNKYLEYLTVEKNVSVYTLRNYRTDLIGFINYLIEKKVSSFDRVDRYILRDYMSSLIEKGIVKGSIARKLSAVRSFYRYLMREGLIQKNPTLNASSPRLDKRLPEFLTTAEVSKLLRIPDSSTPQGLRDKAFMELLYASGLRVSELVKLDIENLDLHSHQIRVWGKGSKERIVLMGLPAIQSIQTYLNLGRPLLKSKRNTPALFLNPNGGRLSARSFQERLDKLAHQAGIEKHVHPHMLRHTFATHLLDGGADLRVVQELLGHSNLSTTQIYTHVTKSQARKVYMSSHPLAKPQNDISGSEDE, from the coding sequence ATGCAGGAGAATTTCAACAAATACCTTGAATATCTGACGGTAGAAAAAAATGTTTCGGTTTATACCCTTAGAAACTACCGCACAGATTTGATTGGTTTTATTAACTACCTGATTGAAAAAAAAGTGAGCTCTTTTGACAGGGTAGACCGCTATATTTTGCGGGATTATATGTCCAGCCTGATAGAAAAAGGGATTGTTAAGGGCAGTATCGCCCGCAAACTTTCGGCTGTACGTTCTTTTTACCGCTACCTGATGCGGGAAGGCCTTATCCAGAAAAACCCCACCCTAAATGCCTCCAGCCCCCGTCTGGATAAACGCCTGCCGGAGTTTCTGACTACCGCTGAAGTTAGTAAACTGCTGCGGATACCTGATTCCTCCACCCCCCAGGGTTTGCGGGACAAAGCATTTATGGAGCTGCTTTATGCCAGCGGCCTGCGGGTGAGTGAGCTGGTCAAACTGGATATAGAAAACCTGGATTTGCACTCCCACCAGATACGGGTCTGGGGCAAAGGGTCTAAAGAACGCATAGTTCTGATGGGTCTGCCGGCAATCCAGTCTATCCAAACCTATCTAAACCTGGGCAGACCTTTGCTGAAAAGCAAGCGGAATACTCCGGCTTTATTCCTTAATCCAAACGGCGGCAGACTGAGTGCCCGCAGTTTTCAGGAAAGACTGGATAAGCTGGCACACCAAGCCGGTATAGAAAAACACGTACACCCCCACATGCTGCGCCATACCTTTGCCACTCACCTGCTGGACGGCGGAGCAGACTTAAGGGTAGTACAGGAGCTACTCGGCCACTCAAACCTTTCCACTACCCAGATATATACCCACGTTACCAAAAGCCAAGCCCGCAAAGTCTATATGTCCAGCCACCCGCTGGCCAAACCTCAGAATGATATTTCAGGGAGTGAAGACGAATGA
- the topA gene encoding type I DNA topoisomerase, with amino-acid sequence MKEKLVIVESPAKARTISKMLGKDFNIMATMGHIRDLPKSTLGVDVENSFTPKYVSLKAKAKVIKELKDAVKNSKAIYLATDPDREGEAIAWHISEVTKANLAKPKRVVFHEITKEAIDKAFKNTRELDMDLVNAQQARRVLDRLVGYKLSPLLWRKVQRGLSAGRVQSVSLKIIVDREREIEKFVSAEYWNIEALLNKKVKSAAFKASLAGYVTKGKLEIHNESEAEQIKKELEVSDYQVLKIKKKSNLRQSPAPFITSTLQQEAWRKLHFSAKQTMVIAQQLYEGLNIEGEGEVGLITYMRTDSTNVARTAVAETRDYISEKYGPAYLPKQARVFSSKVKGAQEAHEAIRPTRITRTPDLIKKSLSAEQFKLYQLIWQRMMASQMSPATFDNTTIDIEAKHQPSKTRYLLKTTSSVNTFPGFTIVYIEGKDEDEEAAQSSLPPMEEGEELKLKNLEASQHFTQPPPRYTEATLIKALEQYGIGRPSTYAPTISTIQEREYITKLKGSLKPSELGMLVNNLLVEYFPDIIGIDFTAAMETELDKIATEKLDWVPIIQRFYEPFIKEIEAASEKIEKIKPPEEELDELCPECNAKLVVKRGRFGKFIACSRYTKEEGGCRYTRSYQIKTGAKCPECNSDIVEKYSKKGKIFYGCAGYPNCKFVSFYKPLSKPCPECGALMTKSGKNWAKCTKCGKRKKLEDES; translated from the coding sequence ATGAAAGAAAAACTTGTTATCGTTGAGTCACCTGCCAAAGCCCGTACTATCAGCAAAATGCTGGGCAAAGACTTTAATATTATGGCCACCATGGGGCATATACGGGATTTACCCAAAAGCACCCTGGGCGTAGATGTTGAAAACAGTTTTACCCCCAAGTATGTCTCCTTAAAAGCCAAGGCCAAGGTCATAAAGGAACTCAAAGACGCAGTTAAAAATTCCAAGGCAATTTACCTGGCTACCGACCCTGACCGCGAAGGTGAGGCTATTGCCTGGCATATATCCGAAGTTACCAAAGCCAATCTGGCTAAGCCTAAACGGGTGGTCTTTCACGAGATTACCAAAGAAGCCATAGACAAGGCTTTTAAAAACACCCGCGAACTGGATATGGATTTGGTAAATGCCCAGCAGGCCCGGCGGGTGCTTGACCGACTGGTAGGTTACAAATTAAGCCCGCTGCTCTGGCGAAAGGTACAACGGGGGCTTTCAGCCGGACGGGTGCAGTCTGTTTCCCTTAAAATAATTGTTGACCGCGAACGAGAAATAGAAAAATTCGTATCTGCCGAATACTGGAATATAGAAGCCCTGCTGAATAAAAAGGTTAAATCAGCCGCTTTCAAAGCTTCTCTGGCAGGTTATGTAACCAAAGGCAAACTGGAGATACATAACGAATCTGAAGCCGAACAAATTAAAAAAGAACTGGAAGTATCTGACTATCAGGTACTGAAGATAAAAAAGAAATCAAACCTCAGGCAATCCCCCGCCCCCTTTATTACCAGCACCCTTCAGCAGGAGGCCTGGCGAAAGCTCCATTTTTCAGCCAAGCAAACCATGGTGATAGCCCAGCAGCTGTATGAAGGCCTGAATATAGAGGGCGAAGGGGAAGTGGGTCTTATTACCTATATGCGTACTGACTCTACCAATGTAGCCCGTACCGCCGTAGCCGAAACCCGTGATTATATAAGTGAAAAATACGGCCCGGCTTACCTGCCCAAACAGGCCAGAGTATTTTCAAGCAAGGTTAAGGGCGCACAGGAAGCCCATGAAGCTATCCGCCCTACCCGCATAACCCGCACCCCTGACTTGATAAAAAAGAGTTTGTCTGCCGAACAGTTCAAACTTTACCAGCTTATCTGGCAGCGTATGATGGCCAGCCAGATGAGCCCGGCCACCTTTGATAATACTACAATAGACATAGAAGCCAAGCACCAGCCCTCAAAAACCCGTTATCTGCTTAAAACCACCAGTTCGGTAAATACTTTTCCGGGTTTTACCATTGTATATATAGAAGGCAAGGACGAAGATGAGGAAGCGGCGCAGTCCAGCCTGCCACCCATGGAAGAAGGCGAAGAGCTGAAGCTGAAAAACCTAGAAGCCAGCCAGCATTTTACCCAGCCTCCTCCCCGTTATACAGAGGCTACGCTAATCAAGGCGCTGGAGCAATACGGCATAGGCCGCCCCAGCACCTACGCCCCCACTATTTCCACAATACAGGAACGGGAATACATTACCAAGCTCAAAGGCAGCCTGAAACCCAGTGAACTGGGAATGCTGGTAAATAACCTGCTGGTAGAGTATTTCCCGGATATTATCGGTATAGATTTTACAGCCGCCATGGAAACCGAACTGGACAAAATAGCCACTGAAAAACTGGACTGGGTGCCTATAATTCAGCGTTTTTATGAACCTTTTATCAAAGAGATAGAAGCCGCCAGTGAAAAAATTGAAAAAATCAAACCGCCCGAAGAAGAGCTGGACGAGCTTTGCCCCGAATGCAATGCCAAGCTGGTAGTAAAACGGGGGCGTTTTGGTAAATTTATTGCCTGCTCACGTTATACCAAAGAAGAGGGCGGCTGCCGTTATACCCGCTCATACCAGATAAAAACAGGTGCCAAATGCCCTGAGTGCAATTCGGATATAGTTGAAAAATACAGCAAAAAGGGCAAGATATTTTACGGCTGTGCCGGTTACCCGAACTGCAAATTTGTATCTTTCTACAAGCCGCTAAGCAAACCCTGCCCGGAATGCGGCGCCCTTATGACCAAGAGCGGCAAGAACTGGGCTAAATGCACCAAGTGCGGTAAACGCAAAAAACTTGAAGATGAAAGCTAA
- the dprA gene encoding DNA-processing protein DprA, giving the protein MQNQECKYAIGFSYINGVGRVRLNLLESYFGNLESAWHAGKEALVSAGLDNSLAENIVTSRPKIDLPKTLETLKRHDIQVFTHTDSDYPARLKQIHDYPPLIFVKGQLLGNDELCLGIVGTRQPTVYGKLVTEELAESLARSGLTIVSGLARGIDTVAHTAALKTGGRSIAVFGCGLDIIYPSENSCLARQIAENGALVSEHPPGIRPRPEFFPRRNRILSGLCRGILVTEAGENSGAVITANFALEQNREIFAVPGSILSAASVGTNRLIQEGAKLVCSAKDVLEELNIGLLSVPDNTPKAIPENQTESLILDKLGYEPIHIDQICRECGLGIALVSSTLAIMELRGQVRSAGGMNYVRTREKKEIYQLEMN; this is encoded by the coding sequence ATGCAAAACCAAGAGTGCAAATACGCCATAGGATTCAGTTATATAAACGGGGTCGGCCGGGTGCGCCTGAACCTGCTGGAAAGCTATTTCGGCAATCTGGAAAGTGCCTGGCACGCCGGTAAGGAAGCGCTGGTATCAGCCGGGCTTGATAACTCTCTGGCGGAAAATATAGTTACTTCCCGCCCCAAAATAGACCTGCCTAAAACCCTTGAAACTTTGAAGCGTCACGATATTCAGGTATTCACCCATACAGATAGTGATTACCCTGCCAGACTTAAGCAAATACATGATTACCCTCCCCTTATTTTTGTAAAGGGACAGCTTTTGGGGAATGATGAACTGTGTTTGGGGATAGTGGGAACCCGCCAGCCCACTGTCTACGGCAAACTGGTCACCGAAGAACTGGCCGAATCACTGGCACGATCAGGCCTGACTATAGTTTCCGGTCTGGCCAGAGGAATAGATACAGTTGCCCATACTGCCGCCCTTAAAACCGGCGGCAGAAGTATTGCGGTTTTCGGCTGCGGACTGGATATAATTTATCCATCTGAAAACAGCTGCCTTGCCCGCCAGATAGCTGAAAACGGGGCCCTGGTGAGTGAACACCCGCCCGGAATCCGCCCCCGGCCCGAATTTTTTCCCCGCCGCAACCGTATACTCTCAGGCCTTTGCCGCGGAATACTGGTAACCGAAGCGGGAGAAAACAGCGGGGCTGTGATAACCGCCAATTTTGCACTTGAACAAAACCGCGAGATTTTTGCCGTTCCGGGGAGTATACTATCAGCGGCTTCAGTGGGAACAAACCGTCTTATTCAGGAAGGAGCCAAGCTGGTTTGTTCCGCCAAAGATGTCCTTGAAGAACTGAATATAGGCCTGCTTTCAGTGCCGGATAACACTCCCAAAGCTATACCTGAAAACCAGACCGAAAGCCTGATACTGGATAAACTGGGCTATGAGCCAATACATATTGACCAGATTTGCCGTGAGTGCGGCCTGGGAATAGCCTTGGTCAGCAGCACTTTGGCCATAATGGAACTGAGGGGGCAAGTCCGCTCTGCCGGAGGCATGAATTATGTGCGCACCCGTGAAAAGAAAGAAATCTACCAGCTGGAGATGAATTAA
- a CDS encoding cation:proton antiporter — METEIYFKFILSFGLILLVARLGGAIAERFLKQPAVIGELLAGIIISPFLVGQFLFANDPIIMNFALIDGVFSQNGEHLSEFAPMEIISQIAVVVLLFVAGLETNVASFIKNSFTGAMVAIGGVIVPFALGVFSAMYFFPDLHMAGWLFIGAILTATSIGITVRILMDMGKLSSREGTIILVAAVVDDIIGLVILSVVISMAQSGSINALSAIGTGVIGFAVWLGILLLGVYGHKYISKYILTPFKASGTMPVMALIVGLLVSYLVTLVGLHPVVGAYVAGLMFASTMEKEEILHQTRPIMLFIAPFFFAYLGMQVDLKEVWAVIVPALVIVVLAIVGKIVGCYFPARFVGKTSHNGALIVGVGMVPRGEVGLIVAGAGLIAGAITRDLFGIAVAVSILTTLVMPLMINPLFKPKAEANGKRLP; from the coding sequence ATGGAAACAGAAATATATTTTAAATTTATACTTTCATTCGGCCTCATACTGCTTGTTGCTCGTTTGGGCGGCGCTATTGCCGAGCGTTTTCTGAAGCAACCGGCGGTTATTGGTGAGCTTTTGGCCGGTATTATCATTTCACCCTTTCTAGTTGGGCAATTCCTTTTTGCCAATGACCCTATCATTATGAATTTTGCCCTTATTGATGGGGTGTTCAGTCAGAATGGCGAACATCTGAGTGAATTTGCCCCTATGGAAATTATTTCACAGATAGCGGTAGTGGTGCTGCTGTTTGTGGCGGGGCTGGAAACAAACGTTGCTTCGTTTATTAAAAACAGTTTTACCGGTGCCATGGTTGCCATAGGCGGAGTGATTGTCCCCTTTGCGCTGGGGGTGTTTAGCGCCATGTACTTTTTCCCTGATTTGCACATGGCCGGCTGGCTTTTCATCGGTGCTATTCTGACCGCTACCAGCATTGGCATAACGGTGCGTATCCTGATGGATATGGGTAAACTCAGCTCCCGTGAAGGCACTATTATTCTGGTAGCTGCGGTTGTGGATGATATCATCGGTTTGGTTATCCTTTCTGTGGTTATCTCCATGGCTCAGAGCGGCAGTATCAATGCCTTAAGTGCTATCGGCACCGGTGTTATCGGTTTCGCTGTCTGGCTGGGTATACTTTTGCTGGGTGTGTACGGACATAAATATATATCAAAATATATACTTACTCCGTTCAAGGCCTCCGGTACTATGCCGGTTATGGCTTTGATTGTGGGTTTACTGGTTTCTTATTTGGTTACTCTGGTAGGCTTGCACCCGGTGGTGGGTGCTTATGTAGCCGGGCTTATGTTTGCTTCCACTATGGAAAAAGAAGAAATACTTCACCAGACACGCCCTATAATGCTTTTTATCGCCCCGTTCTTCTTTGCGTACCTGGGTATGCAGGTGGATTTAAAAGAAGTCTGGGCAGTGATTGTGCCGGCACTCGTTATAGTTGTGCTGGCCATTGTCGGCAAGATTGTCGGCTGTTATTTCCCTGCCCGGTTTGTGGGCAAAACCAGCCATAATGGTGCTTTGATTGTCGGCGTAGGTATGGTACCCCGAGGTGAGGTTGGACTTATCGTAGCTGGGGCTGGACTTATTGCCGGGGCTATTACCCGTGACCTTTTCGGCATTGCGGTAGCTGTCAGTATACTGACTACCCTCGTTATGCCCCTAATGATAAACCCTTTATTTAAACCAAAGGCTGAAGCTAACGGCAAGCGGCTTCCTTGA
- a CDS encoding 2-oxoacid:acceptor oxidoreductase family protein, producing the protein MKHFIEIRWHGRGGQGAVTSAELIAQAAIGKGKYAQAFPSFGPERRGAPVQSFNRISDNNPIRERSGISQPDIVVVLDPSLVIIGNVVSGLKEGGTLIINTTKPLEYFASQYGDRWKVATVDATAIAKEVLGVNIVNTTMLGALIKATALTDMEAFEEPLKHRFGKLAAKNMAAMKKAFEETAVKELKVG; encoded by the coding sequence ATGAAACATTTTATTGAAATCAGATGGCATGGGCGTGGCGGTCAGGGTGCGGTAACCTCAGCCGAGCTTATCGCCCAGGCGGCAATTGGCAAGGGGAAATATGCTCAGGCTTTTCCCAGTTTCGGGCCTGAACGCAGAGGTGCCCCGGTTCAATCTTTCAACCGTATCAGTGACAATAATCCTATCCGTGAGCGTTCCGGCATAAGCCAGCCGGATATTGTGGTAGTACTTGACCCCAGCTTGGTTATCATCGGGAATGTAGTTTCAGGCCTTAAAGAAGGCGGCACCCTTATTATCAATACCACCAAGCCGCTGGAGTATTTTGCTTCTCAGTATGGTGACCGCTGGAAAGTAGCCACAGTTGATGCAACTGCTATTGCCAAAGAAGTATTAGGCGTAAATATTGTCAATACAACCATGCTTGGTGCTCTTATAAAGGCAACTGCTCTGACGGATATGGAAGCCTTCGAAGAACCTTTAAAACACCGCTTCGGAAAGCTGGCTGCTAAAAATATGGCAGCTATGAAAAAGGCCTTTGAAGAGACTGCTGTAAAGGAGCTTAAAGTTGGCTAA
- a CDS encoding 4Fe-4S binding protein, whose product MAKQENQITWQEVTPGCIVSEPGNASQYKTGDWRSQLPIHNFKKCIKCGVCYIFCPEGCINETKEGFFEADLFYCKGCGICAHECPTGAIVMKDEEEK is encoded by the coding sequence TTGGCTAAACAGGAAAACCAGATTACATGGCAAGAAGTAACACCCGGCTGTATAGTCAGTGAACCCGGGAATGCCAGTCAGTACAAGACGGGTGATTGGCGTTCTCAATTGCCTATTCATAATTTCAAGAAGTGCATAAAATGCGGCGTGTGCTATATATTTTGCCCTGAAGGTTGCATAAATGAGACCAAAGAGGGCTTTTTTGAAGCAGACCTTTTCTATTGCAAAGGCTGCGGTATCTGCGCTCATGAATGTCCCACTGGAGCTATTGTTATGAAGGATGAGGAGGAGAAATAA